A region from the Onthophagus taurus isolate NC chromosome 8, IU_Otau_3.0, whole genome shotgun sequence genome encodes:
- the LOC139431366 gene encoding uncharacterized protein, whose amino-acid sequence MSGEILNVYDTAIVDDSLSSEEYHTYLPRIQSFNASDGINHQDIYTYPHNSYIFIQGKTEEMLVVGGTGDVQLVNNAFLFLFDEIRYEINDVEIDRNIKQLITSTIKGYISYSDNESKALQSAGWIPKPQNKQSTFITPHFTACIPLNFILGFAEDYKKIIINARQELVLLRARNDDNCHKNSLKDGTIKMKMYLTNVDWRIRHITVNDEHRLQLLNALNKDMPILIPFRKWELFELPSLRPTKIYCNVSKFIIV is encoded by the coding sequence ATGAGTGGTGAAATTTTGAATGTGTACGATACAGCAATAGTTGATGATAGTTTATCGAGTGAAGAATATCATACATATCTACCTCGCATACAATCATTCAATGCTAGTGACGGAATAAACCATCAAGATATATACACATATCCTCATAATAGCTATATCTTTATTCAAGGAAAAACAGAAGAAATGCTTGTTGTTGGAGGAACTGGAGATGTTCAACTAGTTAACAATGCTTTTCTATTTCTATTCGATGAAATACGATATGAGATAAATGATGTTGAAATAGATAGAAACATAAAACAGTTAATTACATCAACGATAAAGGGTTACATTTCCTATAGCGATAATGAAAGTAAAGCGCTGCAATCGGCAGGATGGATTCCTAAACCGCAAAATAAACAGTCAACGTTTATTACTCCTCATTTCACTGCATGCATACCTTTAAACTTTATCTTAGGATTTGCtgaagattataaaaaaatcattattaatgCTAGACAGGAGCTAGTATTATTAAGAGCTCGAAATGATGATAATTGtcataaaaatagtttaaaagatGGTacgataaaaatgaaaatgtaccTCACCAATGTCGATTGGAGAATACGACATATAACTGTAAATGATGAGCATCGTTTGCAATTATTAAATGCTCTTAATAAGGATATGCCTATATTGATACCATTCAGAAAATGGGAATTGTTTGAATTACCATCTCTACGTCCTACAAAGATATATTGTAATGTATCCAAATTCATTATTGTTTAA